One window from the genome of Vicugna pacos chromosome 21, VicPac4, whole genome shotgun sequence encodes:
- the FOXF1 gene encoding forkhead box protein F1 isoform X1 produces the protein MRFLRASQAGKAEGPERSGAELRAEGALTLARQSSGGSGGGGSSHPMSSAPEKQQPPHGGGGGGGAAMDPASSGPSKAKKTNAGIRRPEKPPYSYIALIVMAIQSSPTKRLTLSEIYQFLQSRFPFFRGSYQGWKNSVRHNLSLNECFIKLPKGLGRPGKGHYWTIDPASEFMFEEGSFRRRPRGFRRKCQALKPMYSMMNGLGFNHLPDTYGFQSSAGGLSCPPNSLALEGGLGMMNGHLPGNVDGMALPSHSVPHLPANGGHSYMGSCGGAAAGEYPHHDSSVPASPLLPAAAGGVMEPHAVYSGSAAAWPPSASAALNSGASYIKQQPLSPCNPAANPLSGSLSTHSLDQPYLHQNSHNAPAELQGIPRYHSQSPSMCDRKEFVFSFNTMASSSMHSAGGGSYYHQQVTYQDIKPCVM, from the exons ATGCGTTTCCTCCGCGCCTCCCAGGCAGGGAAGGCGGAGGGGCCTGAGCGCAGCGGCGCTGAACTGCGGGCCGAGGGCGCATTAACACTTGCTCGCCAG agcagcggcggcagcggcggcggcggcagcagccaCCCGATGTCTTCGGCGCCCGAGAAGCAGCAGCCACCGCacggcggcggcgggggaggcGGTGCGGCGATGGACCCCGCGTCGTCCGGCCCGTCCAAGGCCAAGAAGACGAACGCCGGCATCCGGCGCCCGGAGAAGCCGCCCTACTCGTACATCGCGCTCATCGTCATGGCCATCCAGAGCTCGCCCACCAAGCGCCTGACGCTCAGCGAGATCTACCAGTTCCTGCAGAGCCGCTTCCCCTTCTTCCGCGGCTCCTACCAGGGCTGGAAGAACTCCGTGCGCCACAACCTCTCGCTCAACGAGTGCTTCATCAAGCTGCCCAAGGGCCTCGGGCGGCCAGGCAAGGGCCACTACTGGACCATCGACCCAGCCAGCGAGTTCATGTTCGAGGAGGGCTCGTTTCGGCGCCGGCCGCGGGGCTTCCGAAGGAAATGCCAGGCGCTCAAGCCCATGTACAGCATGATGAACGGGCTTGGCTTCAACCACCTCCCGGACACCTACGGTTTCCAGAGCTCAGccggcggcctctcctgcccgcCCAACAGCCTGGCGCTGGAGGGGGGTCTGGGCATGATGAACGGCCACTTGCCGGGCAACGTGGACGGCATGGCTTTGCCTAGCCACTCGGTGCCCCATCTGCCCGCCAACGGCGGCCACTCGTACATGGGCAGCTGCGGCGGTGCGGCGGCCGGTGAGTACCCACACCACGACAGCTCGGTGCCCGCCTCCCCACTGCTGCCTGCTGCCGCCGGTGGGGTCATGGAGCCCCATGCCGTCTACTCGGGCTCTGCGGCCGCCTGGCCGCCCTCCGCCTCCGCGGCGCTCAACAGCGGCGCCTCCTACATCaagcagcagcccctgtccccctGCAACCCTGCGGCCAACCCTCTGTCCGGCAGCCTCTCCACGCATTCCCTGGACCAGCCGTACCTGCACCAGAACAGTCACAACGCCCCAGCTGAGCTGCAAG GCATCCCGCGGTATCACTCGCAGTCGCCCAGCATGTGTGACCGAAAGGAGTTCGTCTTCTCTTTCAACACCATGGCGTCCTCGTCCATGCACTCGGCCGGTGGCGGCTCCTACTATCACCAGCAGGTCACCTACCAAGACATCAAGCCCTGTGTGATGTGA
- the FOXF1 gene encoding forkhead box protein F1 isoform X2: MSSAPEKQQPPHGGGGGGGAAMDPASSGPSKAKKTNAGIRRPEKPPYSYIALIVMAIQSSPTKRLTLSEIYQFLQSRFPFFRGSYQGWKNSVRHNLSLNECFIKLPKGLGRPGKGHYWTIDPASEFMFEEGSFRRRPRGFRRKCQALKPMYSMMNGLGFNHLPDTYGFQSSAGGLSCPPNSLALEGGLGMMNGHLPGNVDGMALPSHSVPHLPANGGHSYMGSCGGAAAGEYPHHDSSVPASPLLPAAAGGVMEPHAVYSGSAAAWPPSASAALNSGASYIKQQPLSPCNPAANPLSGSLSTHSLDQPYLHQNSHNAPAELQGIPRYHSQSPSMCDRKEFVFSFNTMASSSMHSAGGGSYYHQQVTYQDIKPCVM, translated from the exons ATGTCTTCGGCGCCCGAGAAGCAGCAGCCACCGCacggcggcggcgggggaggcGGTGCGGCGATGGACCCCGCGTCGTCCGGCCCGTCCAAGGCCAAGAAGACGAACGCCGGCATCCGGCGCCCGGAGAAGCCGCCCTACTCGTACATCGCGCTCATCGTCATGGCCATCCAGAGCTCGCCCACCAAGCGCCTGACGCTCAGCGAGATCTACCAGTTCCTGCAGAGCCGCTTCCCCTTCTTCCGCGGCTCCTACCAGGGCTGGAAGAACTCCGTGCGCCACAACCTCTCGCTCAACGAGTGCTTCATCAAGCTGCCCAAGGGCCTCGGGCGGCCAGGCAAGGGCCACTACTGGACCATCGACCCAGCCAGCGAGTTCATGTTCGAGGAGGGCTCGTTTCGGCGCCGGCCGCGGGGCTTCCGAAGGAAATGCCAGGCGCTCAAGCCCATGTACAGCATGATGAACGGGCTTGGCTTCAACCACCTCCCGGACACCTACGGTTTCCAGAGCTCAGccggcggcctctcctgcccgcCCAACAGCCTGGCGCTGGAGGGGGGTCTGGGCATGATGAACGGCCACTTGCCGGGCAACGTGGACGGCATGGCTTTGCCTAGCCACTCGGTGCCCCATCTGCCCGCCAACGGCGGCCACTCGTACATGGGCAGCTGCGGCGGTGCGGCGGCCGGTGAGTACCCACACCACGACAGCTCGGTGCCCGCCTCCCCACTGCTGCCTGCTGCCGCCGGTGGGGTCATGGAGCCCCATGCCGTCTACTCGGGCTCTGCGGCCGCCTGGCCGCCCTCCGCCTCCGCGGCGCTCAACAGCGGCGCCTCCTACATCaagcagcagcccctgtccccctGCAACCCTGCGGCCAACCCTCTGTCCGGCAGCCTCTCCACGCATTCCCTGGACCAGCCGTACCTGCACCAGAACAGTCACAACGCCCCAGCTGAGCTGCAAG GCATCCCGCGGTATCACTCGCAGTCGCCCAGCATGTGTGACCGAAAGGAGTTCGTCTTCTCTTTCAACACCATGGCGTCCTCGTCCATGCACTCGGCCGGTGGCGGCTCCTACTATCACCAGCAGGTCACCTACCAAGACATCAAGCCCTGTGTGATGTGA